One region of Diabrotica undecimpunctata isolate CICGRU chromosome 6, icDiaUnde3, whole genome shotgun sequence genomic DNA includes:
- the LOC140442736 gene encoding uncharacterized protein → MSEITLYYWKPKLPCSVGHIAMQLPDGEYISFWPSTCKSITAKGRGCSMSYEEDIIKEKRECDEILHLPSSIISQEDAIYWWNRYLCRSSTNYNLVTCNCASSVFNCLVQGGIL, encoded by the exons tTACACTATATTACTGGAAACCGAAACTTCCATGTTCGGTTGGCCATATTGCAATGCAGCTTCCAGATGGAGAATACATAAGCTTTTGGCCAAGCACTTGTAAATCAATTACAGCTAAAGGCAGAG GCTGTTCTATGTCATACGAAGAGGATATAATCAAGGAGAAACGGGAATGTGATGAGATATTGCATCTTCCTAGCAGCATAATTAGCCAAGAAGATGCAATCTATTGGTGGAACCGTTATTTGTGCCGTTCGTCTACTAATTACAACCTGGTCACCTGCAACTGCGCGTCCTCCGTGTTCAATTGCCTCGTGCAGGGGGGTATTTTATAA
- the Aprt gene encoding adenine phosphoribosyltransferase produces MDKKTKLELLRANLASYPDFPKRGILFWDIFSILKEPELFHVLKDLLIETVKEIQPLPECIVGLDARGFLFGPLLSLELNIPFVPIRKPGKLPGELITSTYKKEYGEDSLALQLNSITNGQRVLIIDDLLATGGTLECAVEMVQKAGGNVIACLALIELEELNGRKLIKNDIISLIKI; encoded by the exons ATGGATAAAAAAACGAAACTTGAACTGCTACGTGCGAATTTAGCAAGTTATCCAGATTTTCCTAAAAGGGGAATTCTTTTTTG GGACATATTTTCCATTCTAAAAGAGCCAGAACTATTTCACGTTTTAAAGGATCTGCTTATTGAGACAGTAAAGGAAATTCAACCACTTCCAGAATGTATTGTCGGCCTCGATGCTAGAGGATTCCTATTTGGGCCTCTTTTGTCTCTAGAGCTTAATATACCATTTGTACCTATACGAAAACCGGGAAAGTTGCCTGGAGAACTTATCACTAGCACTTACAAGAAAGAATATGGAGAA GATTCCTTAGCACTGCAGTTAAATAGTATAACAAATGGTCAAAGGGTTTTAATAATTGATGATCTCTTAGCAACTGGAGGAACTTTAGAATGTGCTGTTGAAATGGTACAAAAGGCAGGAGGTAATGTTATAGCCTGTTTAGCACTCATAGAATTAGAAGAATTGAATGGTAGAAAATTAATAAAGAACGATATTATATCTCTaattaaaatatag